The following nucleotide sequence is from Emcibacteraceae bacterium.
AAAGGAAATAACGGCAAGCGATTTGTTTATGGCTTTAATCTGACCTTCATAATCGGCCATTTCCAGTTTCTGGGCGGTGATATCCGTTGCAAATTTGACAACCTTATAGACATCACCCTTATCGTTGACAATCGGGTTATAGGTTGCCTGTATCCAGACCTCATGCCCGTCTTTTGCAATTCTTTTAAATTCCGCTGATTTGAACTCGCCATTTTTTAATGAGTGCCAGAAATTTTTATAATCTTCGCTTTCGGCATAGCTTTTATCCAAAAACATACTGTGATGTTTCCCGATTATTTCTGTGAACGAATAGCCAAGCGTTTCAAGGAAATTTTCATTGGCGTCAAGGATGATGCCTTCGCTGTCAAAGGAGATAACCGCTTGCGATTTGTTAAGCGCTTTTTGTATGGACTTTGTTTCATTGGTCGATTGATTATTAAGTCCAATATTTTTGATCGTTGCGTAGATATTCATTTAATTACCCCCGAGTTTTCATCAAAAAATTACATTTCCATAAAAATTGATCTACTTGGGAGTGTACTATCTAACTCTTAATTTTCGATTAATTAAATATATTAAATAAATTTAAGTGAAAGTGTCTGACTTAGAAATTAAAATTTCATATCTGTTATGATCTGAAAAATTTATAAATAATTGATCCGATGGCTATAGCTTATCCGTATAAAGGCCATGATAAATGCAGGACACCATATTTGTATTAGGGAAAGAGATGCCTTTTGCTTGACGGCACCGGTGCCGATGTCTGATAGTCAATTCAGAAATCTTGATAAAGGCAGCAAAATGGATGAACCATCGGCTTATTCCGACTATAGCCATGAGCAACTTGTAATACTTGTCGCGCGTAACAAAGACAGGCACGCCTTTCATCAGCTATTTGACTATTTTGCCCCACGCATCAAAAGTTATCTGCTTAATTTTAACATCTCCGACCAAAAGGCCGAGGACCTGACCCAAGACGTCATGATTACCCTTTGGCAGAAGGCCGATAAATTTGACCCGGAAAAGGCAAAAATATCGACTTGGCTTTTTCGCGTGGCCAGAAACAAATATATCGACAAGGTCCGTCAGCAAAAATATCCGGAGGTTAATGCGGATGATCATATTGCATCGATGATTGCGCCGGAAAAAACTGATCAGAATATTAAAGAGACACAGGACAGGGGCCGCATAGAAATGGCAATGTCTGTGCTTAATGATGAACAGAGAAAAGTCATTGAGCTTTCATATTTTAAGGAATTATCACATTCACAGATAGCCGCGGCAACCAACCTGCCGCTCGGTACCGTGAAATCAAGGATCAGAATGGCGTTTCAGACGTTAAGAGAAGAATTAGGAGACTATCGATGAAAACCCACGGCATTATTCCTGATGAATGGATTGTGTCCTATGCATCAGGCGCATTAAGTGAAGCCCATGCGCTGGTGGTTGCAACGCACTGTCATTTTCATCCAGACCTTCAGCAAAAACTGATAGATGCGGAAAATATTGGGGCCATGCTAATGGAAAGCCGCCCGCCGGCGAAAGTTTCAAGCCATATGTTTGATGATATAATCAGTAAAATTGATGATCTGCCAACGAAAGCGATGCAGCCGTCAAATGATAATGGGTTGCCATTTCCGCTGGCGGATTATTTAAACCATAAATCACTGGATCAGTTAAACTGGCGGATGATGGGTCCCGGCCTGTCACAGGTTCGCTTATGGACAGGCCCCAATGATGAGCGTCTCTGGCTCCTTAAGGCAAAGGGTGGGGCAAAAATCCCGTCCCATGATCATAGGGGGCTTGAACTTACCCTTGTTCTGCAGGGAAGCTATCATGTTGGTAATGAGCAATATGGTCCGGGTCTCTTGGAAATTGCTGATGATGAGAAAAAAAATCATACGCCGCTTATTGATCCGGGCGAGGATTGCATCTGTCTGGTTGTGACGGAAGCCCCGATTAAAATCCACAGCTTCCTTGGGCGTCTGGCGCAGCCCTTTATTGGACTATAATAAGTACGACAGTTTAAATTTGATCCGAAAGCGGCTTTTTTTCGTAAAATAGACTGTGAGCTATGAACGTAAATGGCAAGGTAATTTATGAAAAGAAAATGGAAAAGTGCCTGGGTCGTCGGCGGCAGCACAGGTCTTGGTGCTGCACTGGTCAGGAAATTAGCCTCAAATGAAGTTTTAACATATGTTTCCGCCCGAAACACTGAAGCTTTAGAGGCATTAAAAGAAGAAAACCCGTCCATAATCCCTTATCCGCTTGATGTAACAGACCCGGATGCCTGCGCTCATGTTTTGTCCACTGTACTTGAAGCCAATAATGGACTGCCTGATCTTATTATCTTAAATGCGGCTATCTATTCCCCTATGGGGGTGGAAAATTTTAATGCCTCGGAAATTTCAAATATGATGACTGTGAATTTTTTGGGCATTGTGAATATGTTGTCGGCTCTGCTGCCACATAAAAGGTCAGAAAAACAGGTGACGATTGCTACCATTACATCACCAAGCGGCTGGCGGGGGCTTCCGGGCGGGATTGGCTATGGGTCATCCAAGGCGGCGGTTATTAACCTGATTGAAAGCATGAAAGTCGAACTGGATAGCTCCGGGTTTGATCTCCGGCTGGTAAATCCCGGCTTTATTAAAACCCGTCTGACCGATAAGAATAATTTTAAAATGCCACAGCTTATGAGCGCGGATGACGCCGCAGTCCGGACGCTTGATGGTTTATCGGGGACCAAATTTGATATATGTTTTCCCAATCCTTTTCTTTTTTATTTAAAGCTTCTTCGCATTCTGCCCTATTCATTGTTTTTCTGGATGATGAATAGAATAACCAATAACAAAAAGGCCCGGTAAATGGGCCAACATTTTTTTGGAGGGAGATTATTATTTAATGGATAAGTCTATTTTTCCTTATAAAATGAAAGCGTGACACTGCCGAAGTTCAAGCCCCATTTAGTTACATATGCCCTGTTAATCATGACGCCATCTTCCTGCAGGAACATCCAGTCATCAAATTTCAGTTTGTAGCTTGTATTACCCACCGGCAAATCAAAAATATAGGTCCAATTAAATGCGTTTCCTGATCTTCTTCCATTTGCAGTACCAATCACGCCATTGGTGGTTCCTTCATAATAACCATCGGGAAGAATTTTGATCGTCCAGTGCCGCTTGTCAATCTTACCATTATTATAGATGAAATCTTCATCGAGTGTTAGAACACCCTTATCAACAGATCCGGTAATATTGACTTTAAACTGGCTTATAACTTTACCTGTACAATTTTCAAAAACACCATAGGCGACAGTTTTACCGTTAAAATAATCCTCCAGAATAAATTCCGGCAAATTACTACTATAATCACTTAAGTCCATACAACTTCGTCCTTTTACTAGTTTTATAAAAAGATTAAATAAATTCATTTTTTAAGCATGTTCATGTTCGATGCTATAATGCATGACATCAATTGTTCCCCGCTCGAACGCGGTGATACAATAATCCAGATAATAGAGCCATAACCGGTAAAAGCGCTGATCAAATCCCTGTTTTTCAATCTCCGGCCAGTTATGCAAAAAATTATCTTTCCAGTGGCGTAAGGTCAGTGCGTAATCCTGACCAAAAGAAAATTCATCAACAATTTTCAATCCGGCTTTTTCAGTGTTCTCAGCAAAAACCTGATTGCTGGGGAGCATCCCACCGGGGAAAATATATTTCTGGATGAAATCCACACTATTGCGGTATTTTAAATAACGGTCATGATCAATTGTAATAACCTGTATGACCGCTTTGCCAGTCGATTTAAGACGGTTTCTTATCGTTTCAAAATAACTGTGCCAGTGCTTTTCACCAACGGCTTCAAACATTTCGATTGAAACTATTTTATCAAATTTTCCGGCAGTATCGCGGTAATCTTCAAATGCGAAAAGATCTTTATGCGAAGAAATTTTTGCAAGTCGCTTGTTCGCATAATCCAGTTGCTCCTTTGAAATTGTGATGCCGCGGTATTTAATATCATGATTTGAAATGGCCTGTTCGGCAAAGCCGCCCCAGCCACAGCCTACTTCAAGGACATTATCCCCTGATGATAATTCAAGCTGATCTATAATCCGGTCATATTTTGCGATCTGGGAAGTTTTTAGATCAGAAGTATCATTAAAAATACCGGCCGAATAAGTCATGGTTTGATCCAGCCATTTTTTATAAAAATCATTGCCCAGGTCATAATGAAAGGAAATATTTTTCCTCGATCCTTCACGATTATTATCATTCAGAACCAGATGTAAAAAACGGTTCATCAAATCAGAAAGAAAACTATTCTGCTTTTTTGGGAAATATTTTTCATTATCAAGAAACCAGTTGCAAAGGGCATAAAGGTTACTGATCTGTATCTGCCCATTTATAAAGGCATCAACAAAGGCAAGCTGCCCGGAAAGCATATACTGCACCAGGCTTTTCCAGCTTTTAAAGTCTATTGAGACATTATGGCCCGGATATTTTCCCAAATGAATAATGGATTGCTTATTGGGGAGTGTTACTTCAATTCGTCCATATCGCGCTTTTTTTATACGGGAATGAACTATTTTTGTAAAATATCCAGCAGGTGCATTTGGCGTCTGAAAATGTAAATGTTCATCACGTTTGTTTTTTAGAACGTCAGTATTTTTCATTTGGCAGCCCTTTTTGCTTTATTTTTTTGCTTTTTGGCGATTAACAATGCTTCGGATGACTGATAGCTGTGATGCCCCAGATGCTGATAAACCTTTATGCCCTTAAGCTTAAGTTTAAGGGCTTCATAAAGTATTCCACCCATTACTTTCAGCGTCATAAAAGGCATTTTAATGCCCAGGAGTAAAAGCGTTTTGTCGGTGATTTTCTGCCGTCTGCCGGAAAAGCATGCAGTCAGCCTGGTAATTTCCGCCTGTTTATAATTAATTGTTACTGAGGCTTTTTCGTCCGGCGGGGTTATTGAAAATTCATAATAGCCCTGCTGATCAAAAAACGGGCTGACATGGAAAGATTTTTTTGCGAAATGTGTTTCTTTAAAAGTCCCTTTTTCGGGAACGGCATAAATGTAATTATGGCGCTCGGCAAAAGTGTTTCGCACTTCGTAAATAATGGCAATATTCAAGTCATTTTCGCCGTAACAGTAAAAAACACTGAGCGGGTTAAAAACAAATCCCAATATACGCGGATAGGTAAGAATTTTTATTGATTTCACCTTTGAAGCATCAATGCCGTTTGCGCTTAAAAGGGATAATAATCTTTCTTTTAGACTCGCAGAATTTGATGTCTCCGGGTCACCATAATCCGCTTCATGAAAACTCACGAGATTAAATTTATTTAATGAAAATAAACGGTTATTCTCCGCAATAGATGCCAGATGATCAAGGTCGGCATAAAAGGTGAAGACATTATAACGAAGCTCGTGTGTTTTCGGCGCAAAACGTTTATGGAATACGGTTCCGATATAAAGGCAGTCTTTTGTCATCAGGCGGCCTTTTCTTTGTTGTTATTGGCTTCGGGTGCGGTTTCATTTTTTTCCTGCAGCGCAATGATCCGTCCGTTCATTTGAGGAACGGTCCACGGGCGTTTTACATCGCCCAGTTGTTCTGCGGCGAAAAGCCCACTTTGCAATCCATCCTCATGAAAACCATATCCGAAATGAGCACCGGCATACCAAATGTTGCGATGCCCCATTATGTTTATTAAGTCTTTTTGAGCCCTTAAGGTCGATAAGTCAAAAATCGGATGATCATACTCTTTCCGGTAATGAATGAGCTCCGGTTTGGGGTCAAATTGCGGATTTAAAGTCACAAAAAGCGGCGTTTGTGTTTTTAATGGCTGCAATTTATTCATCCAGTAGGTAACAGACAGCTGGTTATCGCTATCGCTGCTTTTCTGACTATAATTCCAGCTTGACCAGACCTTTGTACGTTTGGGCATAAAGCGGGTGTCACTATGAAGCACAGCCAGGTTTTTTGCATATTTAAAGGCACCAAGGATCGATTTTTCAAGCGGATCGGCATCTTTTAAAAGTTTAAGGGCCGTATTGGCATGTGTTGCGATAATGATACGATCATATTTCTCACTGTCCGATCCTGCGGGTGTGACCCAAACACCATCAATGAAGCGTCTTACCCCCTCAACTGGGGTGTTTTTAAAAAACCTTGCATCACTTTGCCCGATTAATGCTTTCACATATTGCTGACTGCCGCCAGTAATCGTGGACCACTGCGGCCGGTCTTTAATTTGAAGCAATCCATGATTTTTACAAAATCTTAAAAAGCTGGTGAGGGGGAAGTCACCAACTTTACTGGATGGCGTCGACCAGACCGCAGCGGCCATCGGTAAAATATGATCGCTTAAAAATGAGCTATCATATTTGTTCTGTTCCAGATATTCACGAAGCGTAATATTTTCAGCTTCAGCCGGGATTAATTTAAAACTTTCGTCATAAAACCGTAAAATTGAACTGACCATTTTCCAGAAGCGGGGGCGAAGAAAATTTCTTTTTTGGGCGAATAGTGTGGATAAATTCTGGCTTCCGGCATATTCAAAATTGCCATTATCAAGGCTTACACCAAATGACATTTCTGTGGG
It contains:
- a CDS encoding sigma-70 family RNA polymerase sigma factor; the encoded protein is MSDSQFRNLDKGSKMDEPSAYSDYSHEQLVILVARNKDRHAFHQLFDYFAPRIKSYLLNFNISDQKAEDLTQDVMITLWQKADKFDPEKAKISTWLFRVARNKYIDKVRQQKYPEVNADDHIASMIAPEKTDQNIKETQDRGRIEMAMSVLNDEQRKVIELSYFKELSHSQIAAATNLPLGTVKSRIRMAFQTLREELGDYR
- a CDS encoding ChrR family anti-sigma-E factor; translated protein: MKTHGIIPDEWIVSYASGALSEAHALVVATHCHFHPDLQQKLIDAENIGAMLMESRPPAKVSSHMFDDIISKIDDLPTKAMQPSNDNGLPFPLADYLNHKSLDQLNWRMMGPGLSQVRLWTGPNDERLWLLKAKGGAKIPSHDHRGLELTLVLQGSYHVGNEQYGPGLLEIADDEKKNHTPLIDPGEDCICLVVTEAPIKIHSFLGRLAQPFIGL
- a CDS encoding SDR family NAD(P)-dependent oxidoreductase gives rise to the protein MKRKWKSAWVVGGSTGLGAALVRKLASNEVLTYVSARNTEALEALKEENPSIIPYPLDVTDPDACAHVLSTVLEANNGLPDLIILNAAIYSPMGVENFNASEISNMMTVNFLGIVNMLSALLPHKRSEKQVTIATITSPSGWRGLPGGIGYGSSKAAVINLIESMKVELDSSGFDLRLVNPGFIKTRLTDKNNFKMPQLMSADDAAVRTLDGLSGTKFDICFPNPFLFYLKLLRILPYSLFFWMMNRITNNKKAR
- a CDS encoding DUF3833 domain-containing protein encodes the protein MNLFNLFIKLVKGRSCMDLSDYSSNLPEFILEDYFNGKTVAYGVFENCTGKVISQFKVNITGSVDKGVLTLDEDFIYNNGKIDKRHWTIKILPDGYYEGTTNGVIGTANGRRSGNAFNWTYIFDLPVGNTSYKLKFDDWMFLQEDGVMINRAYVTKWGLNFGSVTLSFYKEK
- a CDS encoding cyclopropane-fatty-acyl-phospholipid synthase family protein — its product is MKNTDVLKNKRDEHLHFQTPNAPAGYFTKIVHSRIKKARYGRIEVTLPNKQSIIHLGKYPGHNVSIDFKSWKSLVQYMLSGQLAFVDAFINGQIQISNLYALCNWFLDNEKYFPKKQNSFLSDLMNRFLHLVLNDNNREGSRKNISFHYDLGNDFYKKWLDQTMTYSAGIFNDTSDLKTSQIAKYDRIIDQLELSSGDNVLEVGCGWGGFAEQAISNHDIKYRGITISKEQLDYANKRLAKISSHKDLFAFEDYRDTAGKFDKIVSIEMFEAVGEKHWHSYFETIRNRLKSTGKAVIQVITIDHDRYLKYRNSVDFIQKYIFPGGMLPSNQVFAENTEKAGLKIVDEFSFGQDYALTLRHWKDNFLHNWPEIEKQGFDQRFYRLWLYYLDYCITAFERGTIDVMHYSIEHEHA
- a CDS encoding DUF1365 domain-containing protein, which codes for MTKDCLYIGTVFHKRFAPKTHELRYNVFTFYADLDHLASIAENNRLFSLNKFNLVSFHEADYGDPETSNSASLKERLLSLLSANGIDASKVKSIKILTYPRILGFVFNPLSVFYCYGENDLNIAIIYEVRNTFAERHNYIYAVPEKGTFKETHFAKKSFHVSPFFDQQGYYEFSITPPDEKASVTINYKQAEITRLTACFSGRRQKITDKTLLLLGIKMPFMTLKVMGGILYEALKLKLKGIKVYQHLGHHSYQSSEALLIAKKQKNKAKRAAK
- a CDS encoding FAD-dependent oxidoreductase translates to MRNENRLKIAIIGSGIAGLGAAWLLSKAHDVTVYEADDHYGGHANTVSAITADGIVPVDTGFIVCNNRNYPNFLELLKLLKINPYPTEMSFGVSLDNGNFEYAGSQNLSTLFAQKRNFLRPRFWKMVSSILRFYDESFKLIPAEAENITLREYLEQNKYDSSFLSDHILPMAAAVWSTPSSKVGDFPLTSFLRFCKNHGLLQIKDRPQWSTITGGSQQYVKALIGQSDARFFKNTPVEGVRRFIDGVWVTPAGSDSEKYDRIIIATHANTALKLLKDADPLEKSILGAFKYAKNLAVLHSDTRFMPKRTKVWSSWNYSQKSSDSDNQLSVTYWMNKLQPLKTQTPLFVTLNPQFDPKPELIHYRKEYDHPIFDLSTLRAQKDLINIMGHRNIWYAGAHFGYGFHEDGLQSGLFAAEQLGDVKRPWTVPQMNGRIIALQEKNETAPEANNNKEKAA